The Mycolicibacterium insubricum DNA segment CCGGGCGCGGCGCATCGCCGAGGACATCGCGCTGGGGATGCAGGGCGCGCTGCTGGTCGCCCACGGGCACCCGGCGGTGACCGAGGCGTTCCTGGCCACCCGGCTCGCCGGTGACCGCGGTGGCGCCTACGGCACCCTGCCCGCCGGCCTGGACCTCGCGCCCATCCTGGAGCGCGCCATGGTCAAGGGTGGCTGAAATCGCGGCGGTCGCCCAGGCGTCGCGGCTCAGCGCGCGGTCGGTGGTGCTGTCGGTGCTCCTCGGCGCCCACCCCGCGTCGGCCACGGCGGCCGAACTGATCCGGCTCACCGCCGATTTCGACATCAAGGACACCGCGCTGCGGGTGGCGCTGACCCGGATGGTAGCCGCCGGGGATCTGGTCCGCTCGGCCGACGGCTACCGGCTCGCCGACCGGCTGCTGGAGCGCCAACGTCGCCAGGACGCCGCGCTGGCTCCCCGATTGCGGGACTGGGACGGCCGGTGGCTGACCCTGATCGTCACCCGGACCGGCGCCGACGCCCGCAGCCGCGCCGAGCTGCGCAGACTGCTGGCAGACAACCGATTCGGCGAACTGCGCGAGGGCGTGTGGCTGCGACCGGACAACATCGACGCCGACCTGGACGCCGAGATCGCCCCGTGGGTGCGCGTGCTCTCGGCCCACGACGCCGACCCGGTAGGGCTGGCGGCCGCGCTGTGGGATCTGCCCGCCTGGCGCGATACCGGTGGGGAACTGCTGGCGGCCATGGCGCAGGCCGCCGACGTGCCGGCCCGGTTCGCCGTCGCCGCGGCCATCGTGCGGCACCTGCGCACCGACCCGGTGCTGCCTGCGGACCTGCTGCCCGACGGCTGGCCCGGTGGTGGCCTGCGCGCCGCCTACCGGGACTTTGCCGGCGACTTCGCCGCCGGCGCCCGTATAGCCTTCATGCCATGACGAACCCGCCCATCTATAGCGCCGAGCTCCCGGAAATCTGGCAGCGCCGCTTCGCGTTCTTCGACGCCTACGGTCAGCCGAACTCCTCGCCGGAGGCGCGTGCGGCGTTCCGGGCGTTGCCCTTCGGCACCAGGATGCGGCTCAATTCCAACTTCCTGGCGTTCCTGTTCGGGCCGATCTATTTCTTCGTCAAGGGGATGTGGCGCAAGGGCCTGTCCCTGCTGGCGATCGGGCTCGCCATCGGTGTCCTGCTCTCGGGCGTCGAGACCTCCAACGGGATCGTGCGCGCCCTGAGTCTGGTGGACCCGCTGATCGCCATGCTCACCGCCAACTACGCCTACTATCTGCACGTCGTACACCACAGCGTGTCCTGGAATCCCTTCGAGGGCATGGGCCGGCGGAAGACCGACGCGCCCCGCTTCGACCCGAGCGCATGACCGGCGTCCGCGTCGAGCGCAACGGGCCGGTGACGACGGTCGTCATGAACCGGCCGGGTGCCCGCAACGCCGTCGACCGGCCGACCGCCGAGGAGCTGCACGCCGCGTTCGCCGAGTTCGACGCCGACGACGACGCCGCGGTCGCGGTGCTCTGGGGCGACGGAGGCACCTTCTGCGCTGGTGCCGACCTCAAGGCGTTCGGTACCCCCGAGATGAATCGCACCGAGCCGCACGGGCCCGGTCCGATGGGCCCCACCCGGATGCAGCTGTCCAAACCGGTGATCGCCGCGGTCAGCGGCTACGCCGTGGCCGGAGGGCTGGAGCTGGCGCTGTGGTGCGACCTGCGCATCGCCGAGGAAGACGCCACCTTCGGGGTGTTCTGCCGGCGCTGGGGAGTGCCGCTGATCGACGGCGGCACGGTCCGGTTGCCCCGGCTGATCGGGCACGGCCGGGCGATGGACCTGATCCTGACCGGCCGAGCCGTGGGTGCGGCCGAAGCCCTCGACATCGGCCTGGTCAACCGGGTGGTCCCGCCGGGGCAGGCCCGCGCCGCCGCCGAGGAAATGGCCGCCGAACTGGCCGCCCTGCCGCAGCGGTGCCTGCGCGCCGACCGAGATGCGGCGCTGGCCGCATGGGGGCTCAGCGAGGCCGACGCGCTGGCCGCCGAGTTCACCAGTCTGGCCAGGGTCGCCGACGAACCGCTGACCGGCGCGCGACGGTTCACCGAGCGCGCGGTTTAGCCCCGCCGAACGGTGTTGCCCGCGGCCGCATCGACCTGCGGGTTCCCGTCGTCGTAGCGGATCGTGTTGTTGATCCCGGTCGCGTGGATGCGCCCGCTGATCGCCGCCGCGTTCACCCGGTTGTCGTTGCCCGGCACGTCGACGTTCGCGCACCGGCCGGTGACCGTCAAGGTGTTGTTGGAGCCGGTCACCGTCAGCGACCTGCCCTCGGCGCAGTCGACGGTCATCGTGGTTCCCACGCCCGCATAGGAGATGGCGTCGCCGGGCGCCCCGTGCCCGTCAGAGGTGCCGCCGTCCGACCCGCAGCCGGTCACCGACAGTCCGAGGGCTACCGCCAGCAGGAGGTGCGCGACGGGTCGCACGTCATCAGCCGCTGATCTGGTTGATGATGTTGGTCATGCCCAGTTCGCGGCCCCGGTCGACAACGTAGGGCTGCCCGGACTTGTAGAGCACGGTGTTGCCGGAGCCGTAGACGGTGATGTCGTTGACCACGTTGTCGGCGATGACGGTGTTGTTCGACCCCTGGGTGGTGACCGCCCAGCAGCTGCCCAGCGCGGTGATGGTGTTGTTCGCCCCGTTGACGA contains these protein-coding regions:
- a CDS encoding crotonase/enoyl-CoA hydratase family protein, which encodes MTGVRVERNGPVTTVVMNRPGARNAVDRPTAEELHAAFAEFDADDDAAVAVLWGDGGTFCAGADLKAFGTPEMNRTEPHGPGPMGPTRMQLSKPVIAAVSGYAVAGGLELALWCDLRIAEEDATFGVFCRRWGVPLIDGGTVRLPRLIGHGRAMDLILTGRAVGAAEALDIGLVNRVVPPGQARAAAEEMAAELAALPQRCLRADRDAALAAWGLSEADALAAEFTSLARVADEPLTGARRFTERAV
- a CDS encoding DUF2628 domain-containing protein → MTNPPIYSAELPEIWQRRFAFFDAYGQPNSSPEARAAFRALPFGTRMRLNSNFLAFLFGPIYFFVKGMWRKGLSLLAIGLAIGVLLSGVETSNGIVRALSLVDPLIAMLTANYAYYLHVVHHSVSWNPFEGMGRRKTDAPRFDPSA
- a CDS encoding PaaX family transcriptional regulator C-terminal domain-containing protein, translated to MAEIAAVAQASRLSARSVVLSVLLGAHPASATAAELIRLTADFDIKDTALRVALTRMVAAGDLVRSADGYRLADRLLERQRRQDAALAPRLRDWDGRWLTLIVTRTGADARSRAELRRLLADNRFGELREGVWLRPDNIDADLDAEIAPWVRVLSAHDADPVGLAAALWDLPAWRDTGGELLAAMAQAADVPARFAVAAAIVRHLRTDPVLPADLLPDGWPGGGLRAAYRDFAGDFAAGARIAFMP
- a CDS encoding DUF3060 domain-containing protein, with the protein product MLVSSAALTGVALSGAAPAGAKNGDTHITKMGSVETIECNDATLFVNGANNTITALGSCWAVTTQGSNNTVIADNVVNDITVYGSGNTVLYKSGQPYVVDRGRELGMTNIINQISG
- a CDS encoding DUF3060 domain-containing protein, which encodes MRPVAHLLLAVALGLSVTGCGSDGGTSDGHGAPGDAISYAGVGTTMTVDCAEGRSLTVTGSNNTLTVTGRCANVDVPGNDNRVNAAAISGRIHATGINNTIRYDDGNPQVDAAAGNTVRRG